ATATAAAATAGGATGACTTAACAATAATGCGACAAAGATTCCGCCATGAGGTGCTAATAAACGAATACCGAATCCGCCAACTAAACCACCAGCTAAAGCTGAACCAACGACAAAACTTGGAATGACTCTTAATGGATCAGCTGCGGCAAATGGAATCGCACCTTCTGTGACAAAAGACAACCCCATCACCAAATTCGTCAAACCAGCATCTTTTTGATCTTGAGTAAATTTGTTTTTAAAGAGCAATGTTGCGATAAAGATCGCAAGAGGAGGAACCATTCCGCCGGCCATAACAGAAGCCATGATAATACTACCACCTTCTGTTACAGTTGCTGCAATCGATGCTGTACCAAATACATAAGCGGCTTTATTGATCGGTCCGCCCAGGTCGATGGCCATCATTCCACCTAGTAGAACTCCAAGAAGAGCAGCATTTGTGCCGTCTAGACCTAGTAGAAAATTATTTAGTCCATCATTGATGATTTTCATTGGGACGTTGATCAATAACATCAAACCACCAGTGATCAGTAAACCAAAGACTGGGTAAAATAAGATTGTTTTGATGCCGTCTAGTGATTTAGGTAAGCCTTTGAACAGTTTTTTCAAGAAGATGATGACATAACCTGCTAAGAAACCACCGATCAATGCGCCTAAAAATCCAGCACCGCCAGTATTAGCTAAGGCTCCAGTCGTGAAACCAACGATCAAACCAGGTCTGTCAGCAATACTAGAAGCGATAAAACCAGCTAAAACAGGTAGCATAAAACCAAATGCTGCACCACCGATTTGATTGAACCAAGAAGCAATTTCATTATAAGAACCTAAACTACTAAGTTGATCTTGAGGGACACCGATAAATTGATCGATCATAAAAGAAAGGGCAATTGCGATTCCGCCGCCGATAACAAATGGCAGCATATGAGAAACGCCATTCATTAGATCTTTATAGATACGTGAACCAACTGAACCATCAGCAGAACTGTCTTCATCAGTGGCCTCTGATTCTGTTCCATGAAAAATTGGCGCATTGCCGCTAGTTGCAAGATTGATCAATTCTTCTGTTTTACGAATACCATCACTAACTGGGCGATTGACTAACTCTTTTCCATCAAAACGGTTCATTTCAACTTTTTTATCTGCGGCAATAATGACACCATCCGCACGCGCAATATCTTCGGCTGTCAATCGATTTTTGATTCCTTCTGAACCATTTGTTTCAACTTTGATCTCAACACCCATTTGTTTTGCTTTTTTCTTCAACGCGTCCTCGGCCATATAAGTGTGAGCAATACCTGTTGGACAAGCCGTAACGGCAACCACAAATTTTCGAGTTGATTCTGATGGTGTTTGAGTTGATTCTGCAAGCTGTTCTTGTTTTTCTTCTGTTTCTTTGGCTTCTTCCGCAGATTGGAACAAATTTTGAACGTCTTCTGGCGTTTTAGTTTCTTTTAATTTTGCAACAAAATCCGGATCCACAAGTAGACGGGATAAAGCTGCCAATGCTTGTAAGTGAGTATCATTTGCGCCTTCAGGAGCAGCGATCATGAAAAATAAGTATGTCGGTTGACCATCAAGTGCTTCATAGTCAACACCTTTGCTGCTTCTTGCAAAAAGAACAGTCGCTTCTTTGACCGCTTTGTTTTTGGCATGTGGCATTGCGATTCCATCACCCAAACCAGTAGAAGTCTGAGCTTCACGTGCTAAAATACCTTCTTTATACGTAGCGATATCAGAAATTCTGCCACCGTCATACATCTTTTGAACCATTTCATCAATAGCGCCTTTTTTATCAGTTGCCTGTAGATCCATGATCATCACATCTTTGACAAGTAACTCTTTGATGTTCATAAAAATTCCTCCTTAATTTAAAAGCGGAACAAATCGGTTAATCCAGTAGGAAATTAGGAAATTGATTTGTGAAGTACGCTTTCTTAAATGTGTGTATCTTTTTAACAAATTCTTTTAATTGAATTTAAAGAGTCAGCGGATTTGTTCCACAACAACTTCCGAAATCAATTCATTGATCAAATCAGCTGTTGCTAGATCATCTGAAAATGCTGTAGCACTTCCACACGCGATGCCCCATTTAAAGGCTTCGATAGGATCGTTATTTTTAGCAAAGGTACCAACAAATCCAGCGATCATGGAATCACCTGCACCAACTGAATTTTTCAAAGGTCGTTTTAAAACATTTGATTGATAGATGCCAGTAGGAGTGAAAAGTAACGCCCCATCTCCTGCCATGGAAATAATGGCATGTTTTGCGCCATTTGTTAATAAACGTTCACCAAAGGGCAAAATGTCTTCGATAGTTTGAAATTCTACGTTAAATAGTTCTGCTAACTCATGATTATTCGGTTTAACAAGTAATGGTTCCTGCGGCAATGCGTTCAGCAGATCGGCTCCTGTCGTATCAATAATGAAATCCGTCTTTTTTTCTTTTACGATTTGAATCAACTCTTCATAGAAACCTTTACGTAGAGAAGCTGGGGTGCTGCCGGATAAAACCACGATATCGTCAGCTTGTACTGTACTTAAAATTTGTTTTAAGTTCTGCATTTCTTCATTGCTGACAGTAGGCCCAAGCCCATTGATCTCTGTTTCTTCATCAGATTTTAGCTTGATGTTGATTCGAGTATCCTCACCAACTGGTGTAAAATTCGTTTGAATTTTTTCTCGTGTCAGCCAGTCAGAAATGAAAGTTCCTGTAAAGCCTCCAAGAAAACCAAGTGCTGTCGATTCAGCATTGATGCGTTTTAAAATACGTGAAACGTTGATTCCTTTTCCCCCAGGAAGCTTAAAGTCTGCTGTCATACGATTCAAATCACCCAATTTAAGATCATCAACATGAACGATATAGTCGATCGAAGGGTTTAGTGTTACTGTGTAGATCATTTTTTTGCCTCCTTAATGGTTGTTTTTTTCTGAAATTGTTCCAAGATATCAGGTGAACATTGGTTCGTCAGTATACTCACTGCTTCAAGATCAGTGACTTTTGTGAAAGTTATTTTATTCAGCTTTGTTTGATCGATCAACACATATGCTTCTTCAGCATGAGTGATGGCCAACTGTTTTAGTGCAGCTTCTTCAGGATCAGGAGTAGTTAAACCAAATTCTGGATGTGCTCCATTCATACCCAT
This sequence is a window from Enterococcus wangshanyuanii. Protein-coding genes within it:
- a CDS encoding PTS fructose transporter subunit IIABC gives rise to the protein MNIKELLVKDVMIMDLQATDKKGAIDEMVQKMYDGGRISDIATYKEGILAREAQTSTGLGDGIAMPHAKNKAVKEATVLFARSSKGVDYEALDGQPTYLFFMIAAPEGANDTHLQALAALSRLLVDPDFVAKLKETKTPEDVQNLFQSAEEAKETEEKQEQLAESTQTPSESTRKFVVAVTACPTGIAHTYMAEDALKKKAKQMGVEIKVETNGSEGIKNRLTAEDIARADGVIIAADKKVEMNRFDGKELVNRPVSDGIRKTEELINLATSGNAPIFHGTESEATDEDSSADGSVGSRIYKDLMNGVSHMLPFVIGGGIAIALSFMIDQFIGVPQDQLSSLGSYNEIASWFNQIGGAAFGFMLPVLAGFIASSIADRPGLIVGFTTGALANTGGAGFLGALIGGFLAGYVIIFLKKLFKGLPKSLDGIKTILFYPVFGLLITGGLMLLINVPMKIINDGLNNFLLGLDGTNAALLGVLLGGMMAIDLGGPINKAAYVFGTASIAATVTEGGSIIMASVMAGGMVPPLAIFIATLLFKNKFTQDQKDAGLTNLVMGLSFVTEGAIPFAAADPLRVIPSFVVGSALAGGLVGGFGIRLLAPHGGIFVALLLSHPILYLVFIAIGAVVSAVILGIVKKPVAKN
- the pfkB gene encoding 1-phosphofructokinase; this encodes MIYTVTLNPSIDYIVHVDDLKLGDLNRMTADFKLPGGKGINVSRILKRINAESTALGFLGGFTGTFISDWLTREKIQTNFTPVGEDTRINIKLKSDEETEINGLGPTVSNEEMQNLKQILSTVQADDIVVLSGSTPASLRKGFYEELIQIVKEKKTDFIIDTTGADLLNALPQEPLLVKPNNHELAELFNVEFQTIEDILPFGERLLTNGAKHAIISMAGDGALLFTPTGIYQSNVLKRPLKNSVGAGDSMIAGFVGTFAKNNDPIEAFKWGIACGSATAFSDDLATADLINELISEVVVEQIR